The Armatimonadota bacterium nucleotide sequence CGGTGCATCGGTGCGTACCGTAATCCACGCGAGGACCGTCGCCAGAAGCATGGAAAATGCGGTGGCCCCCGCGGCGAAGAGCAGGGAGTTCACCAGGATCCGGTAGGTCCTCGGATCCGTGTAGGCCTCCCGATAGTGCGCGGTGGTCCAGCGCCCGGGGAGTCCCAGGGGCGCATCGCTGACGCTCCCGTAAAAGAGCATCACCGTGGGGTACAGGGCGAGGAAGCCCACGAGAAGGCCTGTGGCCACCGCCACCCACGTGCCCGTCTCCACCGAGAGCCAGGGGCGCGGGCCTGCCAGTACCCGCCCGTTCATGCCGGTGCCTTGTACCGCGAGGCCACCGTCGCTCGACTATCGCCGCGCAAACACCCTCTCCAGCTCGCGCCGCCACTCCTGCAGCCTTTCGGCTCCCAGGGGCTGCGCCACCTGGAATCGGATCTGCTCCAAGCCTGGGATGGGCGACTTCACCCCCCGCACCAGGACCACCTCCCCTTCCTGCGCGAGGGCCAAAAGGGTGGCCCGGGAGTGGAGGGTCTCCATGAGGAGCCGCGCCGCGTTGGGGTGCGGAGGCCGAGCGCTCACCGCGAAGTGGGCACCCACGGCCATCATGGGATTGATCCGCGCGTAATCGATGGGGGCTCCCTGCGCCCGGAAGAGGGGAACGTAGTGCAGGAGCGTGATCCCGATGGGGTATTCCCCGCTGATCACCTTTGGGGGGACCAGGGGATCCTGCCCCACGAAGGCCGGGTTCTGTTCCGCGAAGCCCCGGAGGAACCGGTCATAATCCCTTCCCAACACGTTGCGGAGCCAGTGCAACCAGAGGGCGATGGTTACGTTCCGCTGGGGATCCGCCATCACGATCTTCCCCCGCCACTTCGGGTCGATGAGATCCAGGTACGACCGGGGGACCTCCGCCGCGGGGACCAGCCGCGGGTTGTAGATCACCGCGTCCGCGATCACCCGGTAGGGGGGAGGGAGGGTGGGATCCCGCCACGTTACCGTGAGTCCCTCGATGGGAGGCCACGGACCCCGACCGATGGCTCCCGCGTCCCGGAGCACCTGCATGGTCTCCGTGGTGCCCTCCGCCACGTCAAAGAGCCACCGGCCCACCCGGGTCTCCGTGAGTGCCCGGTCCAGGATCCCGCTCGCGGAGCTCCTCCACTCCTCCACCGGCACCCCGTATCGTCCCTCATAGATCTTCTTCACCACGTTGAAGATGGGCTCCCGCATGGCCACGTACACGACCACCTTTCCCTCCCGCCGGGCCGCCTGCACCACATCCGGCTGCGCCATCAGCACAGGCGCCCCTGCCAGGCCGAGGAGGGTCAGGACCATCCCCGCCACATGCCATCGGTACCTCATGGTCTCCTCCTGCGTGTTCTGCAAACCTTACTTATGCTTATGGCCGTGCTTTCCATGCGTTCGCGGGCTCCCACCAAGGCCAGGTAGATTTGGTGAGGTGGGCCGTTCCCCGCACCTCGGGCCATGCCACGTA carries:
- a CDS encoding substrate-binding domain-containing protein — protein: MRYRWHVAGMVLTLLGLAGAPVLMAQPDVVQAARREGKVVVYVAMREPIFNVVKKIYEGRYGVPVEEWRSSASGILDRALTETRVGRWLFDVAEGTTETMQVLRDAGAIGRGPWPPIEGLTVTWRDPTLPPPYRVIADAVIYNPRLVPAAEVPRSYLDLIDPKWRGKIVMADPQRNVTIALWLHWLRNVLGRDYDRFLRGFAEQNPAFVGQDPLVPPKVISGEYPIGITLLHYVPLFRAQGAPIDYARINPMMAVGAHFAVSARPPHPNAARLLMETLHSRATLLALAQEGEVVLVRGVKSPIPGLEQIRFQVAQPLGAERLQEWRRELERVFARR